A stretch of the Aegilops tauschii subsp. strangulata cultivar AL8/78 chromosome 4, Aet v6.0, whole genome shotgun sequence genome encodes the following:
- the LOC109748829 gene encoding BTB/POZ and MATH domain-containing protein 2-like, giving the protein MSGSPLSSGGGMPWKTASAIVARPLPVSGSHVLKIDGCSRTKGLVNGYGVSSEKFVVGRHRWYMRYFPDGHSAGQAGWISIYLHLVPADSVDDQVHARCKISLLDQDGEPVPSRVTDSQTCYTFSSNTGPWGSPQLITRKDLEESLYLKDDVFSVKCEITVPREIFTEPISLLVAAPPSDMHRHFGRLLSSGDGADVTFEVGGETFAVHRCVLAARSSVFMAELFGPMKENTDASVPIADMEAKVFKAMLHFIYTDSLPPMDDEQEVVVMAQHLLVAADTYNLERLKLLCVEKLCNHMDASTAATTLALAEQHSCRGLKDLCFKFLASPGNILKAVVANDGFEHVRRSCPSVLKELVAKLSP; this is encoded by the coding sequence ATGTCCGGCTCCCCCCTGTCCTCCGGCGGTGGCATGCCGTGGAAGACCGCTTCGGCCATCGTTGCGCGGCCATTGCCCGTCTCCGGCTCGCACGTCCTCAAGATCGACGGCTGCTCCCGCACCAAGGGCCTCGTCAACGGCTATGGTGTCTCGTCCGAGAAGTTCGTCGTTGGGCGCCATCGCTGGTACATGAGGTACTTCCCTGACGGTCACTCGGCAGGCCAAGCTGGTTGGATATCTATCTACCTCCATCTTGTTCCCGCTGATAGTGTCGATGATCAAGTCCACGCCCGGTGCAAGATCAGCTTGCTGGACCAGGACGGGGAGCCGGTGCCGTCGCGCGTCACGGACAGCCAAACATGCTACACCTTCTCCAGCAATACAGGGCCATGGGGTTCTCCTCAGCTCATCACCAGGAAGGACTTGGAGGAGTCACTTTACCTCAAGGATGATGTTTTCAGTGTCAAGTGCGAGATCACCGTGCCGAGGGAGATCTTCACGGAGCCCATCTCGCTGCTGGTCGCCGCGCCGCCGTCCGACATGCACCGCCACTTTGGCCGGCTCCTCTCCAGCGGCGACGGGGCGGATGTCACCTTCGAGGTCGGAGGCGAGACGTTCGCGGTGCACAGGTGCGTGCTCGCCGCTCGGTCGTCGGTGTTCATGGCGGAGCTGTTTGGGCCGATGAAGGAGAACACCGATGCTTCTGTACCCATCGCTGACATGGAGGCTAAAGTGTTCAAGGCCATGCTCCACTTCATCTACACAGACTCTCTGCCGCCCATGGACGATGAGCAGGAGGTGGTGGTCATGGCTCAGCATTTGCTTGTTGCCGCTGACACGTATAACCTCGAGAGGCTCAAGTTGCTCTGCGTAGAGAAGCTCTGCAATCACATGGACGCAAGCACCGCGGCCACTACGCTGGCATTGGCTGAGCAGCATTCCTGTCGCGGGCTCAAGGACTTGTGCTTCAAGTTCCTTGCGTCCCCTGGAAATATCCTCAAGGCCGTTGTGGCGAATGACGGCTTCGAGCATGTGAGGCGCAGCTGCCCGTCTGTGCTCAAGGAGCTCGTTGCCAAACTTTCACCTTGA